The following coding sequences are from one uncultured Desulfobacter sp. window:
- a CDS encoding iron-containing alcohol dehydrogenase has protein sequence MSHGEAVFGFYIPTVTLMGVGAHKQISAQMKSLGVSKPFIVADKGITAAGITAQICDLLKADMGAEAVVYDDTVPNPTDKNVEEGLALYQKSGCDMIITLGGGSSHDCGKGIGLVATNGGTIHDYEGVDKSTKAMPPFIAINTTAGTASEMTRFCIITDTSRKVKMAIVDWRVTPAIAINDPLLMMGMPTFLTAATGMDALTHSVEAYVSTIATPITDACAIKSIELIAEYLRPAVANGEDIVARDKMAYAEYLAGMAFNNASLGHVHAMAHQLGGFYDLPHGVCNAILLPHVSRFNLISKLDRYADIAVALGENIEGLSAREAAERALTAIQTLSADVGIPSDLTQLGVKKEDLKIMAENAQKDACGATNPRRPTLDDVIQIYTNAL, from the coding sequence ATGTCACACGGAGAAGCAGTTTTCGGATTTTACATTCCCACAGTTACCCTCATGGGTGTTGGTGCCCACAAACAAATTAGCGCTCAGATGAAAAGCCTTGGGGTAAGCAAACCTTTCATCGTTGCTGATAAGGGTATTACCGCAGCAGGCATCACCGCTCAGATCTGCGATTTGCTCAAAGCCGATATGGGAGCAGAAGCTGTAGTCTACGATGATACAGTGCCCAATCCCACCGATAAGAACGTTGAAGAAGGTCTGGCGCTTTATCAGAAAAGTGGTTGCGATATGATCATCACCCTGGGTGGCGGCAGCTCCCATGACTGCGGTAAAGGTATCGGCCTTGTAGCTACCAACGGCGGAACCATCCACGACTACGAAGGCGTTGATAAGTCTACTAAAGCAATGCCTCCTTTCATCGCCATCAACACCACTGCAGGTACTGCCAGCGAAATGACCCGTTTCTGCATCATCACAGACACCAGCAGAAAAGTAAAAATGGCCATCGTTGACTGGCGTGTAACACCTGCCATCGCTATCAATGACCCGCTGCTCATGATGGGTATGCCCACCTTCCTGACAGCTGCAACCGGTATGGACGCATTGACTCACTCGGTAGAAGCATATGTTTCTACCATCGCAACGCCCATCACCGACGCTTGCGCCATCAAATCCATCGAACTGATCGCCGAATACCTGAGACCTGCTGTTGCAAATGGTGAAGATATTGTAGCCAGAGATAAAATGGCATATGCTGAATACCTTGCAGGTATGGCATTCAACAATGCAAGCCTTGGTCATGTTCATGCAATGGCTCACCAGTTGGGTGGATTTTACGATCTTCCCCATGGTGTTTGCAACGCCATCCTGCTTCCCCATGTTTCCCGCTTCAACTTGATTTCCAAGCTTGACCGCTATGCAGATATTGCTGTAGCCCTTGGGGAAAATATCGAAGGTCTTTCTGCCAGAGAAGCGGCTGAACGCGCATTGACAGCTATCCAGACCCTGTCTGCGGATGTTGGAATCCCCTCTGACCTGACCCAGCTTGGTGTTAAGAAAGAAGATCTGAAGATCATGGCTGAAAACGCCCAGAAAGATGCTTGCGGTGCTACCAACCCAAGACGTCCGACCCTGGACGACGTAATTCAGATTTATACCAACGCACTCTAA
- a CDS encoding sigma-54 dependent transcriptional regulator has translation MNKSEDQINVLVVDDEKHIRRLLEKELSSPRRNITTAGNVLAALSAVQKERFDVIILDIMLPDGNGIELMARFQEEILAVQIILITGYADVDDAVLSMKAGACDYITKPFDLDRLEQVVETAFQRGLGYKRELLRHQGSLTTNAGYEDHMIGHSKAMEEIRFLIRKAAPTNVPILITGESGTGKNVIARQLHAQSQRSHIPMLTKNCATLQEELMRSELFGYCKGAFTGAEASREGLLSMADEGTLFLDEIGDLSVGVQASLLRVMENQTFRPVGDKNETRVNIRFIFATNRELKKAVAEGEFNQALFHRLNVFTINTLPLRKRKEEIPVLVEHFIGKLKPNCKISKNAMTLLMGYDWPGNVRELHNVIERGIILSDNMVITERCLPLELLDTSSRDDDEDAPLFASLKEVEKKHILAVMNHVGNNRSKAAELLGISRKTLYRKLADIPEYAQIDA, from the coding sequence ATGAATAAATCCGAAGACCAAATTAATGTGCTTGTGGTGGATGATGAAAAACACATCCGCAGACTTCTGGAAAAGGAATTGTCTTCGCCCCGGCGCAACATCACCACGGCCGGCAATGTCCTGGCCGCCCTCAGCGCCGTCCAAAAGGAGCGATTTGACGTCATTATCCTGGACATCATGCTGCCGGATGGTAACGGCATTGAATTGATGGCCCGGTTCCAGGAAGAGATCCTGGCGGTCCAGATCATTTTGATCACCGGTTACGCCGATGTGGATGATGCGGTGCTCTCCATGAAGGCCGGGGCGTGCGATTATATTACCAAGCCCTTTGACCTGGACCGGCTGGAACAGGTCGTTGAAACGGCATTTCAAAGGGGCCTGGGATATAAAAGAGAGCTGCTCCGGCACCAGGGGTCCCTGACCACGAACGCCGGTTACGAAGATCACATGATCGGGCATTCCAAGGCCATGGAAGAGATTCGTTTTCTGATCCGCAAGGCGGCCCCCACAAATGTTCCAATTCTGATCACGGGGGAGAGCGGCACCGGAAAGAATGTGATTGCACGACAACTTCACGCCCAGAGCCAAAGAAGCCATATTCCCATGCTCACCAAAAACTGCGCGACCCTCCAGGAAGAGTTAATGAGAAGCGAACTTTTCGGCTATTGCAAAGGCGCTTTTACCGGGGCGGAAGCCTCCAGGGAAGGTCTGCTGAGCATGGCCGATGAAGGCACCCTTTTCCTGGACGAAATCGGGGATCTTTCCGTGGGCGTCCAGGCCTCCCTGTTAAGGGTGATGGAAAACCAGACCTTTCGCCCAGTGGGAGATAAAAATGAAACCCGGGTGAATATCCGGTTTATCTTTGCCACCAACCGGGAACTTAAAAAAGCGGTTGCCGAAGGGGAATTCAACCAGGCACTGTTCCACCGGCTTAACGTATTTACCATCAACACATTGCCCCTGCGCAAACGAAAGGAAGAGATTCCCGTGCTGGTGGAGCATTTTATCGGAAAACTGAAACCGAACTGCAAAATCTCAAAAAACGCCATGACCCTGCTCATGGGCTATGACTGGCCGGGCAATGTCAGGGAGCTGCACAATGTCATTGAGCGGGGAATTATTCTTTCGGACAACATGGTGATCACCGAGCGCTGCCTGCCCCTGGAGCTTCTGGACACCTCAAGCCGGGACGATGATGAAGATGCGCCGTTGTTTGCCTCTTTAAAAGAGGTTGAAAAAAAACATATCCTGGCGGTGATGAACCATGTGGGCAACAACCGTTCCAAAGCGGCGGAACTCTTAGGAATCAGTAGAAAAACCTTATATCGGAAATTAGCGGACATCCCCGAATACGCACAAATTGATGCCTGA